The following are encoded in a window of Methanobrevibacter ruminantium M1 genomic DNA:
- a CDS encoding 2-oxoacid:acceptor oxidoreductase family protein, whose amino-acid sequence MTDIKVDKNVEKAKSSQVEERVIKKPESLYDSFPRKGNDIYNTHYCAGCGHGILHKLIAEVMDELNIQDRCVMISPVGCSVFGYYYFNCGNVQTAHGRAPAVATGISRAEDNAIVMSYQGDGDLASIGLNETLQAANRGEKIAVFFVNNTVYGMTGGQMAPTTLVGERTVTCQNGRDPHYAGYPLHMCELVDNLKAPVFIERVSLANPKLIRKAKIAIKKALMIQKEGKGYSFVEVLSPCPTNIRRDVKGVEDFLINEMGKEFPVKRFRDLSKERAPVERNVSDFSIESLDKAFGVDRTKEIAEVEDDFEDCKVKIVGFGGQGVLSTGLTLAQAACSEGKEVSWYPSYGPEQRGGTSNCSVTISAKTIGSPVVEECDVLIAMNKPSLEKYSIDVKEGGTILYDSRAGNYTNDNLDVKDNVKIISIPAREIATEIGNAKAMNTAILGALMELGKDSPILSQDAFAEGIKETFAAKPKLIDINLKVLDAGAKWLRENIN is encoded by the coding sequence ATGACTGATATTAAGGTAGATAAAAACGTAGAAAAGGCAAAATCTAGCCAAGTAGAAGAAAGAGTTATTAAAAAGCCAGAATCCTTATATGATTCCTTCCCAAGAAAGGGAAATGACATTTACAATACCCACTACTGCGCAGGATGCGGTCACGGTATTTTACACAAGCTAATTGCAGAAGTCATGGATGAGCTCAATATACAAGATAGATGCGTCATGATTTCTCCTGTAGGATGTTCAGTATTCGGATACTACTATTTCAACTGCGGAAATGTGCAGACTGCTCACGGTAGAGCTCCAGCAGTTGCTACAGGCATATCTAGAGCTGAAGACAATGCAATTGTAATGAGCTATCAGGGAGATGGAGACTTAGCATCCATCGGTCTTAATGAAACATTGCAGGCAGCTAACCGTGGAGAAAAGATTGCTGTTTTCTTTGTAAACAATACAGTTTACGGAATGACAGGGGGCCAAATGGCACCTACCACACTTGTGGGAGAGAGAACAGTGACTTGCCAAAACGGAAGGGACCCTCATTATGCAGGATATCCATTACATATGTGTGAGCTTGTAGACAATCTTAAGGCACCTGTATTTATTGAAAGGGTGTCTCTTGCAAACCCTAAGCTTATTAGAAAGGCAAAGATAGCTATTAAAAAAGCCCTTATGATTCAAAAGGAAGGAAAAGGATACTCATTTGTTGAAGTATTGTCTCCATGCCCAACCAATATAAGAAGGGATGTAAAAGGAGTTGAAGACTTCCTAATCAATGAGATGGGTAAAGAGTTTCCAGTAAAGAGATTCAGAGACCTATCTAAGGAAAGGGCTCCTGTTGAAAGGAATGTGAGTGACTTCTCTATTGAATCATTGGATAAGGCATTTGGCGTAGACAGAACAAAAGAAATCGCTGAAGTTGAAGATGACTTTGAAGACTGCAAGGTAAAGATAGTCGGTTTCGGAGGCCAAGGAGTCTTAAGCACAGGTCTTACCCTTGCTCAAGCTGCATGCAGTGAGGGAAAAGAAGTGTCTTGGTATCCAAGCTACGGTCCGGAGCAAAGGGGAGGAACTTCCAACTGTTCTGTAACAATCTCAGCAAAGACTATCGGATCTCCTGTTGTAGAGGAATGTGACGTTCTAATTGCAATGAACAAGCCATCCCTTGAAAAGTATTCAATCGATGTAAAAGAGGGCGGAACCATTCTTTATGATTCAAGAGCAGGAAACTACACAAATGACAATCTTGATGTTAAGGATAACGTAAAGATTATTTCCATTCCAGCAAGAGAGATAGCAACTGAAATAGGCAATGCCAAGGCTATGAACACTGCCATTTTAGGTGCTCTTATGGAGCTTGGAAAGGACAGCCCTATACTATCTCAAGATGCCTTTGCCGAAGGTATTAAGGAAACCTTTGCAGCTAAGCCAAAGCTTATTGATATAAATCTAAAGGTATTGGATGCAGGGGCTAAATGGTTGAGAGAAAACATTAATTAA
- the nadE gene encoding NAD(+) synthase, with translation MRGDNITENNNFDAEDAKNQCIKWIQAFFEENGKGCNAIIGISGGKDSAVVAALCTEALGKDRVIGVLMPNGVQSDIDYAKLLVSHLDIKHYIINIRDAVDGVLSQMTKSGIEISEQTRINLPPRIRMSTLYAISQSNNGRVANNCNLSEDWVGYATRYGDGAGDFSPLSNLTVSEVKEIGRSLNLPSEIVDKVPIDGLSDQSDEEKLGFTYDVLDKYIRTGEIEDKTTKERIDYLHDLNKFKLELMPSFEYK, from the coding sequence ATAAGAGGAGATAATATCACTGAAAATAACAATTTTGATGCAGAGGATGCTAAAAACCAATGCATTAAATGGATTCAAGCTTTTTTTGAAGAAAACGGCAAGGGCTGCAATGCAATTATAGGAATATCCGGAGGAAAGGACAGTGCAGTGGTGGCAGCCTTATGCACAGAGGCACTTGGAAAGGACAGGGTTATCGGAGTCCTTATGCCTAATGGAGTGCAATCAGACATTGACTATGCAAAGCTTCTTGTAAGTCATTTAGACATAAAGCATTACATAATAAATATAAGGGATGCTGTAGATGGTGTATTAAGTCAAATGACCAAATCTGGCATTGAAATATCCGAACAGACAAGAATCAACCTTCCTCCAAGGATTAGAATGTCCACCTTATATGCCATAAGCCAGTCTAACAACGGAAGGGTGGCAAACAACTGCAATCTTTCAGAAGATTGGGTGGGATATGCCACAAGATATGGGGATGGTGCCGGTGACTTCAGCCCACTTTCAAACCTGACAGTAAGTGAAGTTAAGGAAATTGGAAGAAGCCTTAATTTACCGAGTGAGATAGTGGATAAGGTACCGATTGATGGACTCTCTGACCAATCTGATGAAGAGAAGCTTGGATTTACTTATGATGTGTTGGATAAGTATATACGAACTGGCGAAATTGAGGACAAAACTACAAAAGAAAGAATCGATTACCTCCATGATTTGAATAAGTTCAAGTTGGAGCTTATGCCAAGCTTTGAATATAAGTGA
- a CDS encoding 4Fe-4S dicluster domain-containing protein, with protein sequence MKVNQIKPYPIISKNNCKACLRCITACKEGCLKLSEEINDSGYQYAEYTGEGCIGCGDCYYTCPEPLAIEVHIPKRLRKSAGDA encoded by the coding sequence ATGAAAGTAAATCAAATCAAACCATACCCTATCATTAGCAAAAACAACTGTAAGGCATGCTTAAGATGCATAACTGCATGTAAGGAAGGCTGCCTTAAGTTAAGTGAAGAGATTAATGATAGCGGATATCAATATGCAGAATATACAGGAGAAGGCTGTATCGGTTGCGGGGACTGTTATTACACCTGCCCGGAACCATTAGCCATTGAAGTTCATATTCCTAAAAGATTAAGAAAATCAGCAGGTGATGCCTAA
- the gatE gene encoding Glu-tRNA(Gln) amidotransferase subunit GatE — MERNWEELGLMMGLEIHQQLNTKHKLFCPCSTELTDDEFDDGIIRNLRPTQSELGQIDRAALQESLRHMTFKYESFNNHTCLVEMDDEPPHALNREALDICITIASLLNMKMVDEFHTMRKQVIDGSNTGGFQRTGLAATDGYLDTPYGRVAIESLGLEEDAARRIDSDDEFTQFRLDRLGIPLAEITTDPSMHHPEQIKEVAYMIGQVLRSTNVKRGLGTIRQDVNISITRGARVEIKGVQDLDLMPEIVEREVQRQLALADIKDELIARNASVDDTIYDLDEVFKDTSSKILSKANCIKGIILRGFDGLIGKEVQPGRRFGTELSSYAKKMGVSGLFHTDELPAYGIKADEVDAMKEFLKIGPQDAIIIVAHDEDIAINALNEVIRRAEMAFDGVVEETRKALDDGNTEYMRPLPTANRMYLETDIPLFQITDDMVEPIKNNLPELPDAKKERIKAEYKLSEDLASQIVRRLLGDTFESLLARVKVDPTTVASVLVSDLRDLKRERYNVDVLTEDKLVEVFSLLEANKISKDALKDLLVEVCKNPDENVEKIAEDANLTLLSEEEVRAIIHEIAQNNESMIKERNMGAMGPLMGMSMKQLKGKADGSLVNKIVREEIQNILNG; from the coding sequence ATAGAAAGAAATTGGGAAGAGCTTGGACTTATGATGGGTTTAGAGATTCACCAGCAATTGAATACAAAACACAAGCTTTTCTGTCCATGTTCTACCGAACTTACCGATGATGAATTTGATGACGGTATCATCAGAAACCTAAGGCCTACCCAAAGTGAATTAGGCCAAATCGACAGAGCTGCTCTTCAAGAGTCTCTAAGACACATGACATTTAAGTACGAATCATTTAACAATCACACCTGTCTTGTTGAGATGGATGATGAGCCTCCACATGCATTAAACAGGGAAGCTCTTGACATATGTATCACAATCGCTTCACTTTTAAATATGAAAATGGTGGATGAGTTCCATACGATGAGAAAGCAGGTTATTGACGGCAGTAACACTGGAGGATTCCAAAGAACAGGTCTTGCAGCAACTGACGGATACCTTGACACTCCATACGGCAGAGTGGCTATAGAGTCATTAGGCCTTGAAGAGGATGCAGCAAGAAGAATCGACTCAGATGATGAGTTTACCCAATTTAGGCTTGACAGATTGGGAATTCCACTTGCAGAAATCACTACAGACCCTTCCATGCACCATCCGGAACAGATTAAGGAAGTTGCATATATGATCGGACAGGTCTTAAGAAGCACAAATGTTAAAAGAGGCCTTGGAACTATCAGACAGGATGTTAACATCAGTATCACAAGAGGTGCAAGGGTTGAAATCAAGGGTGTTCAGGACTTGGACCTTATGCCTGAGATTGTTGAAAGAGAGGTTCAAAGGCAATTGGCACTTGCAGACATTAAGGATGAGCTTATTGCAAGGAATGCTAGCGTTGATGATACAATCTACGACCTTGATGAGGTCTTTAAGGACACCTCATCTAAGATATTGTCAAAGGCCAACTGCATAAAAGGTATAATTCTTAGAGGCTTTGACGGCCTCATTGGAAAAGAGGTCCAGCCTGGAAGGAGATTCGGAACAGAGCTCTCTAGCTATGCTAAAAAGATGGGTGTTTCAGGTCTTTTCCATACAGATGAATTGCCTGCTTATGGAATCAAGGCAGATGAAGTGGATGCTATGAAAGAGTTCCTTAAAATCGGCCCTCAAGATGCAATCATCATTGTAGCCCACGATGAGGATATCGCTATAAATGCCTTAAATGAGGTAATCAGAAGGGCAGAGATGGCATTTGACGGCGTTGTAGAGGAGACAAGAAAGGCATTGGATGATGGAAACACAGAATATATGAGGCCGCTTCCAACTGCAAACAGGATGTATCTTGAAACAGACATTCCATTGTTCCAGATTACTGATGATATGGTTGAGCCAATTAAAAACAACCTTCCAGAGCTTCCAGATGCTAAAAAAGAAAGAATAAAAGCAGAGTATAAGCTCAGTGAAGATTTAGCTAGCCAAATAGTCAGAAGACTTTTAGGAGACACTTTTGAGTCATTATTGGCTAGGGTTAAAGTGGATCCAACCACTGTTGCTTCAGTCCTTGTATCAGACCTTAGGGATTTAAAGAGGGAAAGATATAATGTTGATGTATTGACTGAAGACAAACTTGTAGAAGTGTTCTCCCTTTTAGAGGCAAATAAAATTTCTAAAGATGCTTTAAAGGACCTGCTTGTGGAAGTCTGTAAAAATCCAGATGAAAATGTTGAAAAGATAGCTGAAGATGCTAACCTTACCCTTTTAAGTGAGGAAGAGGTTAGAGCGATAATTCATGAGATAGCTCAAAATAATGAATCCATGATTAAAGAGCGTAATATGGGTGCTATGGGTCCTTTAATGGGCATGAGCATGAAACAGCTAAAAGGAAAAGCAGATGGTAGTTTGGTTAATAAGATAGTTAGAGAAGAGATTCAGAATATTTTAAATGGTTAA
- the gatD gene encoding Glu-tRNA(Gln) amidotransferase subunit GatD yields the protein MTYKEISKEFLDKANVTIGDVIKVTKEDISYEGILLDRSEDAKDAYIVIKLDSGYNVGVNIESATIELIEKGDQPKIGFEGDTIEKDPNKQNISIISTGGTVSSIIDYKTGAVHPKFTAEDLLRANPELLDLANYDVKALYNILSENMKPEYWVKAAESIADDISSGADGIVIAHGTDTMHYTSAALSFMIKTPVPIVVTGAQRSSDRPSTDAFLNIYNSCGAALSDIAEVTVLMHNSLDDGDCALHKGTKVRKMHTSRRDTFRSIDSEPIALLRDGKVKSVNLPYVKRGENELELNTDIESKVALIKSFPGISSDIIDYHIDKGYKGLLIEGTGLGHVPDYMVDSLQRANDEGIPVVMTSQCLYGTINMNVYSTGRLLQDAGVISGVDMTPECAYVKLAWALGQSDSLDEVKKIIQTNIAGELNESSSLKYFLN from the coding sequence ATGACTTATAAAGAAATTTCTAAAGAGTTTTTGGATAAGGCAAATGTTACCATTGGTGATGTTATCAAGGTGACAAAGGAAGATATTTCCTATGAAGGAATATTGCTTGACAGATCCGAAGACGCAAAGGACGCTTATATTGTAATTAAACTTGATAGCGGTTACAATGTTGGAGTAAACATTGAATCTGCAACTATTGAACTTATTGAAAAGGGAGACCAACCTAAAATAGGATTTGAAGGAGATACAATTGAAAAAGACCCAAACAAACAGAACATATCAATCATCTCCACTGGAGGTACAGTCTCTTCAATCATTGACTATAAGACAGGTGCGGTACACCCTAAATTCACAGCAGAGGACCTTCTTAGAGCAAACCCTGAGCTTTTAGACCTTGCAAACTATGATGTGAAGGCATTATACAACATATTATCTGAAAACATGAAGCCTGAATACTGGGTTAAGGCAGCAGAATCAATTGCTGACGATATAAGCAGTGGGGCTGACGGAATTGTAATTGCACATGGAACAGACACTATGCATTACACTTCAGCTGCATTGAGCTTTATGATCAAGACTCCTGTTCCTATAGTTGTTACAGGTGCTCAAAGAAGTTCAGACAGACCTTCAACAGATGCATTCCTCAACATCTACAACTCATGTGGCGCTGCATTATCAGACATTGCAGAGGTTACAGTGCTTATGCATAACTCATTGGATGACGGAGACTGCGCACTTCATAAGGGTACAAAGGTAAGGAAGATGCACACAAGCAGAAGAGACACCTTCAGAAGCATTGATAGTGAACCAATAGCTCTTTTAAGGGATGGAAAGGTAAAATCAGTCAATCTCCCATATGTCAAACGTGGGGAAAATGAATTGGAATTGAATACAGACATTGAAAGCAAGGTTGCACTTATCAAGTCTTTCCCTGGGATAAGCTCTGATATAATTGACTATCATATCGATAAGGGATACAAAGGATTGCTCATTGAAGGAACAGGACTTGGACATGTTCCAGATTATATGGTTGATTCATTGCAAAGGGCAAATGACGAAGGCATTCCTGTTGTAATGACCTCACAATGTCTATATGGTACAATCAATATGAACGTTTACAGTACAGGAAGACTATTGCAGGATGCTGGTGTTATTTCCGGTGTGGATATGACTCCAGAATGCGCTTATGTTAAATTGGCTTGGGCTCTTGGTCAAAGCGATAGTTTAGATGAAGTTAAAAAGATTATTCAAACCAATATTGCTGGAGAATTGAATGAAAGTTCTTCACTTAAGTATTTCTTGAACTAG
- a CDS encoding very short patch repair endonuclease, whose amino-acid sequence MADKFSKEKRSYIMSRIRGKDTKPEILVRSYLFSKGLRFRKNDKRYPGSPDVVLPKYNTVVFVHGCFWHLHEGCKHAKIPKSNVEYWEKKLYGNRDRDKRNKKELEDMGWNVITVWECNLKKDKREKTLFELYNQIISEDED is encoded by the coding sequence ATGGCAGACAAGTTTAGCAAAGAGAAGAGGAGTTATATCATGTCAAGGATTAGAGGCAAGGACACCAAGCCTGAGATCCTTGTTAGAAGCTACCTGTTCTCTAAAGGGCTTCGCTTTAGAAAGAATGACAAGCGATATCCTGGCAGTCCAGATGTTGTTCTGCCTAAATACAATACTGTTGTCTTTGTTCATGGCTGCTTCTGGCATCTCCATGAGGGATGCAAGCATGCTAAGATTCCAAAGTCAAATGTTGAGTACTGGGAAAAGAAGCTTTATGGAAACAGGGATCGTGATAAGCGCAATAAGAAGGAGCTTGAAGATATGGGGTGGAATGTGATTACAGTTTGGGAATGCAATCTGAAAAAGGATAAGCGTGAAAAGACTCTTTTTGAGCTCTACAATCAGATAATCTCTGAGGATGAGGACTGA
- a CDS encoding helix-turn-helix domain-containing protein: MSDVNKDIGMRIRELRELSDITTEDMANELDVDEETYISYEDGIIDIPASFLYQIAHIFKVDLALILTGEETRMTYFDVTRADKGFAVDRRKEYKYENLCKKFVHKKAEMFIVTVDPKEDAMPSLNSHAGQEFNYILEGTVKIFIKDNEIILNEGDSIFFDATCEHAMVALNDETAKFLAVIM; this comes from the coding sequence ATGAGTGACGTAAACAAAGATATCGGTATGAGAATTAGAGAATTAAGAGAATTATCCGATATTACAACAGAAGATATGGCTAATGAACTTGATGTAGATGAAGAAACTTATATTTCCTATGAGGACGGTATTATTGACATTCCAGCTAGTTTCTTATACCAAATTGCACATATTTTTAAAGTTGATTTAGCTTTGATTCTTACTGGTGAAGAAACTCGCATGACTTATTTTGATGTAACAAGAGCAGATAAGGGTTTTGCTGTTGACAGAAGGAAAGAATATAAGTATGAAAACTTATGCAAGAAATTCGTTCATAAAAAAGCTGAAATGTTTATTGTAACTGTTGATCCTAAAGAAGATGCTATGCCTTCCTTAAATTCACATGCCGGACAGGAATTCAACTATATCCTTGAAGGAACTGTGAAGATTTTCATTAAGGACAATGAAATTATTTTAAACGAAGGAGATTCTATTTTCTTCGATGCAACTTGTGAACATGCTATGGTTGCTTTAAATGATGAAACCGCTAAATTTTTAGCTGTTATTATGTAA
- a CDS encoding AMP-binding protein, whose protein sequence is MTSLIGNFVNRVDFKSYKDFYDNFEFNVPKDFNFGFDVVDEYARIDPDKKALIWCDDYEKRVFTFLDMKKLSNQTANFFKSQGINKGDAVLLTLKNRYEFWICMVALHKIGAIAIPTTHMVKLHDIVYRVESASIKMVVTVEEDQLLPDFEQCEKELDIELKKVLVNSFRDGWFNFDNEIAKMSEEFERPTGDEATHEDETFLIYFSSGTTGNPKMVAHAHTYAIGHLITAKYWHNVVEDGVHHTSADTGWGKAVWGNLYGQWIAGAAIFIYDYVRFNGLDLMEKIIENKVNTFCAPPTIYRFLIKEDLSQFDFSDIQYATTAGEPLPPEVFKRFKEFTGLEIKEGFGQTETTLSLATFIWMESKTGCVGKPSPAFKIGLLDEEGNPVDIGSEGEISFDVSGGRPVGLFKEYYRNQEKTDEAWYNGYYHCGDTAYVDEDGYYTFVGRNDDIIKSSGYRIGPYEVENAVISRPSVLECAITGVDDELRGQIVKATIVLAKGYKPSEELKKEIQDHVKHETAPYKYPRMVEFVEELPKTISGKIQRKIIRTRKSIY, encoded by the coding sequence ATGACATCTTTAATAGGAAACTTTGTAAACAGAGTTGATTTTAAATCCTATAAGGATTTTTACGATAATTTTGAATTTAATGTACCAAAGGACTTCAACTTTGGTTTTGATGTAGTGGATGAGTATGCAAGAATAGATCCGGATAAAAAAGCATTAATCTGGTGTGACGATTATGAAAAAAGGGTTTTTACCTTTTTAGATATGAAGAAATTATCCAATCAGACTGCAAACTTCTTTAAGTCTCAAGGAATCAATAAGGGAGATGCAGTGCTTCTTACACTTAAAAACAGATATGAATTCTGGATCTGTATGGTTGCACTTCATAAGATAGGTGCTATAGCTATCCCAACTACTCATATGGTAAAGCTTCATGATATAGTCTACCGTGTTGAAAGCGCAAGCATAAAGATGGTGGTTACAGTTGAAGAGGACCAATTGCTTCCTGATTTTGAGCAGTGCGAAAAAGAATTGGACATAGAGCTTAAGAAAGTCTTAGTGAATAGCTTTAGGGATGGCTGGTTTAATTTTGATAATGAAATCGCTAAAATGAGCGAGGAGTTTGAAAGGCCAACTGGAGATGAGGCAACCCATGAGGATGAGACATTCCTTATCTATTTCTCAAGCGGAACCACTGGAAACCCTAAAATGGTTGCACATGCTCATACCTATGCAATCGGACACCTCATAACTGCAAAATACTGGCATAATGTCGTTGAAGACGGTGTCCACCATACCTCTGCCGATACAGGTTGGGGAAAGGCTGTTTGGGGTAACCTTTATGGACAATGGATTGCAGGCGCTGCAATATTTATCTATGACTATGTAAGGTTCAATGGTTTGGATTTAATGGAAAAGATCATTGAAAACAAGGTAAATACCTTCTGTGCACCTCCGACAATCTATAGGTTCCTCATTAAGGAGGACTTGTCCCAATTTGACTTTTCAGACATTCAATATGCAACTACCGCTGGAGAGCCATTGCCTCCAGAGGTATTTAAAAGATTTAAAGAGTTCACTGGCCTTGAAATCAAGGAAGGATTCGGTCAGACAGAGACCACTCTCTCCCTTGCAACCTTCATTTGGATGGAATCCAAAACAGGTTGTGTAGGCAAGCCTTCACCGGCATTCAAGATAGGCCTTTTAGATGAGGAAGGAAATCCTGTGGATATTGGTTCTGAAGGAGAAATATCATTTGATGTATCTGGAGGAAGACCTGTAGGTCTGTTTAAGGAGTATTATAGAAACCAAGAAAAGACCGATGAAGCTTGGTACAATGGATATTACCACTGTGGAGACACTGCATATGTGGATGAAGACGGATATTACACCTTTGTTGGTAGAAATGATGACATTATCAAGTCTTCAGGTTATCGTATCGGACCATATGAAGTGGAAAATGCAGTAATTTCCCGCCCTTCAGTCTTGGAATGCGCCATAACCGGTGTTGATGATGAATTAAGAGGCCAGATTGTTAAGGCAACAATCGTTCTTGCAAAAGGATACAAGCCAAGTGAAGAGCTTAAAAAAGAAATCCAAGATCATGTAAAGCATGAGACCGCTCCTTATAAATATCCAAGAATGGTAGAATTTGTCGAAGAGCTTCCTAAAACCATAAGCGGTAAAATTCAAAGAAAAATAATCAGAACTAGGAAATCAATTTATTAA
- a CDS encoding 3-methyl-2-oxobutanoate dehydrogenase subunit VorB, translating into MSNQIVKGNTAVIIGALYAGCDCFFGYPITPASEILHEASKYFPMLGRKFVQAESEEASVNMIYGGASTGHRVMSASSGPGISLMQEGFTYLAGAELPAVIVDVMRAGPGLGNIGPEQGDYNQIVKGGGHGNYKNIVLAPNSVQEMCDLTMKAFELSNKYRNPVVVLADAVLGQMAEPLKFPEEAVEPVIDNSWSVRGSKETMNNLVTSIFLDFNQLEDFNFQIQEKYEKIRENEVVYEEYMLDDAEYVIVSYGTSSRLSRTAVDIAREKGIKLGLLRPITLFPFPEKRIKELADEGVQFISVEMSNGQLREDIKAAANYDEVHLVNRMGGNVIELKDILNEIYQMVGSDERHKVDSEDKEFDKSYLSDKDYKEELDNDNYHNHRMVD; encoded by the coding sequence ATGTCTAATCAAATAGTTAAAGGAAACACTGCTGTAATCATCGGTGCATTGTATGCTGGCTGTGATTGCTTCTTCGGTTATCCGATCACCCCTGCAAGCGAAATCCTCCACGAGGCTTCCAAATACTTTCCAATGCTTGGAAGAAAATTCGTCCAGGCTGAAAGTGAAGAGGCATCTGTCAATATGATATATGGCGGAGCTTCCACAGGTCACAGGGTAATGAGCGCTTCATCAGGTCCTGGAATAAGCCTTATGCAAGAAGGATTCACCTATTTAGCTGGTGCTGAGCTTCCTGCAGTTATCGTTGACGTTATGAGAGCAGGTCCTGGTCTTGGAAACATCGGCCCTGAACAAGGGGACTACAACCAGATAGTCAAAGGTGGAGGCCATGGAAACTACAAAAACATTGTCCTTGCACCAAACAGCGTACAGGAAATGTGTGACTTGACAATGAAGGCATTTGAGCTTTCAAACAAATACAGAAACCCTGTAGTTGTCCTTGCTGACGCTGTTCTTGGACAGATGGCAGAGCCATTGAAATTCCCAGAGGAAGCTGTTGAACCTGTAATTGACAATTCCTGGTCTGTAAGGGGAAGCAAGGAAACCATGAATAACCTTGTAACTTCAATCTTTTTAGACTTCAATCAACTAGAGGACTTTAATTTCCAAATTCAGGAAAAGTATGAAAAAATCAGAGAGAATGAAGTTGTCTATGAAGAGTATATGCTTGATGATGCAGAATATGTAATCGTTTCCTATGGTACAAGCAGCAGATTATCCAGAACTGCTGTTGACATTGCAAGAGAAAAGGGAATTAAGTTGGGATTACTTAGACCAATCACATTATTCCCATTCCCAGAAAAAAGAATCAAGGAATTAGCAGATGAAGGTGTCCAATTCATCTCTGTTGAAATGAGTAACGGTCAATTAAGAGAAGATATTAAGGCAGCTGCAAATTACGACGAGGTCCATTTGGTAAACAGAATGGGCGGAAACGTTATAGAGCTTAAGGACATTCTAAATGAAATATACCAAATGGTAGGAAGCGATGAACGCCATAAGGTTGACAGTGAAGACAAGGAATTTGACAAATCCTACCTCTCAGATAAGGACTATAAGGAAGAATTGGATAATGACAACTATCACAATCACAGGATGGTAGATTAG